A genome region from Chryseobacterium sp. G0186 includes the following:
- a CDS encoding DUF1294 domain-containing protein has product MIPFLLIGNLITFGVFGFDKLQAKKHQWRISENVLLGLSFIGMIGAASGMLVFNHKVSKKSFLVKFFLVVLIDVVLLYRFIRH; this is encoded by the coding sequence ATGATTCCTTTTCTGTTGATTGGCAACCTTATTACTTTTGGAGTTTTTGGATTTGATAAGCTGCAGGCCAAAAAACATCAATGGCGAATTTCTGAGAATGTTCTTTTAGGACTTTCTTTTATAGGAATGATAGGAGCTGCCTCAGGAATGCTTGTCTTTAATCATAAGGTTTCTAAAAAATCTTTCCTTGTGAAATTTTTTTTGGTGGTTTTAATTGATGTTGTATTGCTATATCGGTTCATAAGACATTGA
- a CDS encoding YceI family protein, whose amino-acid sequence MKKLSVIALVAVGLLAASCNNKEKTDTAVATEQAVAESKGEVLVVDAATSVVNWKAFHKGGFAPRWGTLNVKSGDLSIEGGQVVAGNFNIDMTSIKVDPASVTEKDKKPADLEAHLKNPDFFDVAKNPASEFKITSVADLKEAPKDAVAGANKTVSGNLTLMGKTMNVTFPAKVDVVDNTAAIQAKFTVNRTDWGIKFGTTETDPAEWMISKDIEIAIDVKAKK is encoded by the coding sequence ATGAAAAAACTTAGTGTAATTGCATTAGTAGCAGTAGGATTGCTTGCAGCATCATGTAATAATAAAGAAAAGACAGATACAGCCGTAGCGACTGAACAAGCTGTTGCAGAAAGCAAAGGAGAAGTATTGGTAGTAGATGCAGCAACTTCTGTTGTTAACTGGAAAGCCTTCCACAAAGGAGGATTTGCTCCTCGTTGGGGAACTCTTAACGTAAAATCAGGAGATTTAAGCATTGAAGGAGGACAGGTAGTAGCTGGTAACTTTAATATTGACATGACTTCCATTAAGGTTGATCCGGCTTCAGTAACTGAAAAAGATAAAAAACCTGCTGATTTGGAAGCTCACCTAAAGAATCCTGATTTCTTTGATGTAGCAAAAAATCCTGCTTCAGAATTTAAGATTACAAGTGTAGCAGACTTAAAAGAGGCTCCAAAAGATGCCGTAGCAGGAGCTAATAAAACGGTAAGCGGAAACCTTACATTAATGGGAAAGACAATGAACGTTACTTTCCCTGCTAAAGTGGATGTAGTAGATAACACTGCTGCAATTCAGGCTAAATTTACAGTAAACAGAACAGATTGGGGAATTAAATTCGGTACTACAGAAACTGATCCTGCAGAATGGATGATCAGCAAGGATATCGAAATCGCAATCGATGTAAAGGCAAAAAAATAA
- a CDS encoding O-methyltransferase, with protein MNPQLFEKVDQYITHLVASEDIVLQETIQSLDDASMPQISVTPTQGKFLQLMLIMCKAKRVLELGTLGAYSTIWMTRAIPSDGKVITVEFDPHHAHIASQNIAKAGLSDQIDLRVGKAMDVLHELITHGEEAFDFIFIDADKPPYTEYFELALQLSHPGTVIICDNVIREGKILDENTDDERVKGVQRFNQMLANNPKVTATIIQTVGAKEYDGMALAIVK; from the coding sequence ATGAATCCTCAATTATTCGAAAAAGTAGATCAATACATAACTCATCTTGTTGCCTCTGAAGATATTGTTCTCCAAGAAACCATTCAATCTTTAGATGATGCTTCCATGCCACAAATCAGTGTAACACCCACACAGGGTAAATTTCTACAACTGATGCTTATCATGTGTAAGGCCAAGCGTGTCCTAGAATTAGGTACTTTGGGTGCATACAGTACGATTTGGATGACAAGAGCCATTCCCTCAGACGGGAAAGTAATCACGGTAGAATTTGATCCTCATCATGCCCATATTGCCAGTCAAAATATTGCCAAGGCCGGACTTTCTGATCAAATTGATTTGCGGGTAGGCAAAGCAATGGATGTTTTACATGAACTGATTACCCATGGTGAAGAAGCCTTCGACTTTATTTTTATCGATGCTGATAAACCACCTTATACAGAATATTTCGAGCTAGCATTACAACTCTCGCATCCGGGAACGGTTATTATTTGTGACAACGTAATCCGAGAGGGCAAAATTCTAGATGAAAATACCGATGATGAAAGAGTGAAAGGCGTACAGCGCTTTAATCAAATGCTAGCCAACAACCCAAAAGTTACAGCCACTATTATACAAACAGTAGGCGCAAAAGAGTATGACGGGATGGCACTGGCAATTGTTAAATAG
- the cas2 gene encoding CRISPR-associated endonuclease Cas2 has translation MNAERFNAYRIMWVLVLYDLPTETKANMKDANRFRKSLLDDGFTLFQFSMYVRHCPSRENAEVHIKRVKFMLPKAGKVAIMCITDKQFGDIEIFFARNKEEPPPTFQQLELF, from the coding sequence ATGAATGCCGAAAGGTTTAATGCTTACCGAATTATGTGGGTTTTAGTATTATATGATTTACCGACAGAGACTAAAGCCAATATGAAAGATGCTAACCGCTTTCGTAAATCCTTGCTTGATGATGGTTTTACATTATTTCAGTTCTCCATGTATGTAAGGCATTGTCCAAGTCGTGAAAATGCTGAGGTACATATTAAAAGAGTGAAGTTTATGCTTCCCAAAGCTGGAAAAGTCGCCATTATGTGTATTACTGATAAGCAGTTTGGAGATATTGAAATATTCTTTGCCAGAAATAAAGAAGAGCCACCTCCAACCTTTCAACAGCTTGAACTATTCTAA
- the cas1 gene encoding type II CRISPR-associated endonuclease Cas1: MITRSIYIGNPAYLKLKDGQMKILCPETKAEKGSVSVEDLGLLMLDHFQITISHQLIQKMMGNNVVVVSCDSHHLPHGIMLPLYGHTEHSDRVKDQLEASEPLKKQLWKQTVECKIDNQKDVLKQLGNYYEPMVEYQNNVKSGDVTNMEGIAAQHYWKYLISLDFLRQRFGDSPNQFFNFGYSVLRSIVARAIVETGLLPVLGIFHKNKYNPYCLADDLMEPYRPFVDLLVMQWLTINPETEELTKEFKAFILQIATKDVKIYDKTRPLLVAVKTTATSLYKCYTGEKRLISYPELI, from the coding sequence ATGATAACTCGCTCCATATATATCGGTAATCCAGCTTATCTCAAACTAAAAGATGGGCAGATGAAAATACTCTGCCCGGAAACAAAGGCCGAAAAGGGAAGTGTATCTGTGGAGGATTTGGGGTTATTGATGTTGGATCATTTCCAGATTACTATTTCACATCAGTTAATTCAGAAAATGATGGGAAATAATGTAGTGGTCGTGAGTTGTGATTCTCATCATCTGCCACACGGTATTATGTTACCACTTTATGGCCATACAGAACATTCAGATAGGGTAAAAGACCAACTGGAAGCCAGTGAACCCCTCAAAAAACAACTTTGGAAGCAAACCGTAGAATGTAAAATTGATAATCAAAAAGATGTTTTAAAGCAGTTAGGCAATTATTACGAACCAATGGTTGAGTATCAGAATAATGTGAAAAGTGGTGATGTCACCAATATGGAAGGCATAGCAGCTCAACATTACTGGAAGTATCTTATCAGTCTGGATTTTTTAAGACAACGTTTTGGAGATTCACCCAACCAATTTTTCAATTTCGGGTATTCGGTTCTCAGAAGTATTGTAGCAAGAGCAATTGTTGAGACCGGATTGCTTCCTGTTCTCGGAATTTTCCATAAAAATAAATATAATCCTTACTGCCTGGCTGATGACCTGATGGAACCTTATCGCCCTTTCGTTGACTTATTAGTGATGCAATGGCTGACAATCAATCCAGAAACTGAAGAACTGACTAAAGAATTTAAGGCTTTCATTTTACAGATTGCAACCAAGGATGTGAAAATATATGATAAAACCAGACCGTTATTGGTGGCAGTAAAAACAACTGCTACATCACTGTATAAATGTTATACGGGAGAAAAACGTCTGATCTCTTACCCTGAACTGATATGA
- the cas9 gene encoding type II CRISPR RNA-guided endonuclease Cas9 (Cas9, originally named Csn1, is the large, multifunctional signature protein of type II CRISPR/Cas systems. It is well known even to general audiences because its RNA-guided endonuclease activity has made it a popular tool for custom editing of eukaryotic genomes.) gives MIKNILGLDLGTNSIGWALVEIDHENKIVRILGLGSRVLTMDAAEIAKFESGAKTESGAAKRTKLRSPRKLNERYLLRRDRLHCVLNLLNSLPEHYKLSIEFENEKGRRSGKFKKGTEEKLAYYKDDNGKFQFLFKDVYHQMENDFRIKHPQMFHQRKNGNQTKIPYDWTLYYLRHKAVTDKNFELTKEQLAWITLSFNQKRGYEKVIGQDEKVQKEGELTDSFVGKVKEVNKLENEDAYQIILVDNNNEEIKLFKYREESKIAITKIGDLKEVEIVSKYDDDGTIDSKKTEYIINEIREFLITDVRNTGRKIKENFIFEVELETGWIKEQQSKFTPKWKDTNRDFIIKTKYDENGVRIPKGSDKGRNINIPKEEDWTLMKLKTETSLTSFNTKNNTKGVASFVYYNLLQNPKQKIKADLITVIERDYYRDELDVIYKNQEKFHPELRNRGLYEQAIQLLYPNNLNHQKTIKGLDFNHLIKEDILLYQRDLKSKKSLIANCIYEKENFERTDEKTGKKYQKPLKAIHKANPFYQEFRLWQFIKRLKIIKKEEIVNEEIKINVDVTAQLLTTDVKEELYAFLNDKENVTEKDILGFVNKNYKDLKISAENYKWNFTSEKEPCNPTRYNFILRTKRIKGFDYRAFLTPENEYNLWHFFYSVKKKDEFNKGLNNVILRLLDKVDLPREFQAELVKNFSSFGGYTNDYGTYSEKAIKKILPFLRLGRYWNSNDIENILSKINQEIKQKVLDKEEINGELKDFHGLWVSSACYLVYGQYSEVGDVQFWKSPYDIENYLKNEFKQHSLNNPTVEKVLVETLHVVKDIWKYYGKEIGTDEEGKTVYDKLFDRIHIELGREMKKNNKQKERDDKQNKENRKANERIVEILRELKQNNSSLQEKSPFQQEKLRILEESLLSSIEFDKDNTEYRLSNGKITKKEIKDITSKEFSKITKSDFERYKLWLDQRYQSPYSGRFIKLSDLFDRKKYEIEHIFPQERITLNALYNKVICETEINKEKKALTGYGFISNAKSKKVFCSAHDSEIEVIAIKDYEDLVNNNFSGRKREILLSKEIPEEFTNSQLNNSQYISKMAMKLLSNIVREKDEDTFRSKNVLATNGTITTTLKKHWQLNDAWNEIISPRFKRLNELTNTNLFGDYREINGHKIFINTVPEEANKNFDVKRIDHRHHALDALIIALTTENHVSYLNNISSQESSEEKLKTRKGIKFQLTNSRRGLNDEKEWYFLPPAQIKIKDGIEEFEYQFKDFKTKVFKDIVQNVLENTITSFKQKNHVIRQRWNKYLKYEDGKTNIVSQENLNEIVNYNVRKRLHEDTFYGKVKLQNNKNTNKNVINISLKKAIEEGYDVYDSILLSHIDILRRKNISIKEIISKLEAEYPMVNVYEKFVATRFGNNLESFSQIPSDKIIKVIHSITDTGIQIILENHLNNYKEVIDGKPKFDTENAFSSDGVKELNKNIVALNKGKYHHPIYKVRTSDVMGTKFSVSEDGQKSTKFVVTAAGSNSFCGFYQKGIDRKFYIPTLRESVESLKQGFEPCPLIHPEDSDFKLIFVLNPSDLVYVPTEEEKDGSVLIDFNNLKKEQMNRIYKFTDGSGTTMNFVPANIASLLFNMSNKEQEKVEIKLSIQNELGLGSPQSKNQNTVDGIQVKSVCLKLKVDRLGNISKA, from the coding sequence ATGATTAAAAATATACTTGGATTAGACTTAGGAACCAATTCTATTGGTTGGGCATTGGTAGAAATAGATCACGAAAATAAAATTGTTAGAATTCTAGGGCTGGGTTCTAGAGTTTTAACAATGGATGCTGCTGAAATTGCAAAATTTGAAAGTGGTGCTAAAACAGAAAGTGGTGCTGCTAAACGTACTAAATTGCGCTCTCCCAGAAAACTAAATGAAAGATATTTATTGAGAAGAGATAGGCTTCATTGTGTTTTAAATTTACTGAATTCTCTTCCTGAACATTATAAATTATCTATTGAATTTGAAAATGAAAAAGGAAGACGTAGTGGTAAATTTAAAAAAGGGACGGAAGAGAAATTAGCATATTATAAAGATGATAACGGAAAATTCCAATTCCTTTTTAAAGATGTTTATCATCAGATGGAAAATGATTTTAGAATAAAGCATCCTCAAATGTTTCATCAAAGAAAAAATGGCAATCAAACTAAAATCCCATATGATTGGACATTATATTATTTGAGACATAAGGCAGTTACAGATAAAAATTTTGAACTTACTAAAGAACAATTGGCTTGGATTACATTAAGCTTTAATCAGAAGAGGGGGTATGAAAAAGTAATTGGACAGGATGAGAAAGTTCAAAAAGAAGGAGAATTAACAGATTCTTTTGTGGGTAAAGTAAAAGAAGTTAATAAGCTTGAAAATGAAGATGCTTATCAAATCATTTTAGTCGATAATAATAACGAAGAAATAAAACTTTTCAAATACAGAGAAGAATCAAAAATCGCAATTACAAAGATCGGTGATTTGAAAGAGGTTGAAATTGTCTCAAAATATGATGACGATGGTACAATTGATTCAAAGAAAACAGAATATATTATTAATGAAATTCGTGAGTTTCTAATAACAGATGTTAGAAATACAGGACGAAAAATAAAAGAAAATTTCATTTTTGAAGTAGAGCTAGAGACAGGTTGGATAAAAGAGCAACAAAGTAAATTTACACCAAAATGGAAAGATACTAATCGAGACTTTATCATTAAAACTAAATATGATGAAAATGGAGTTAGAATACCAAAAGGGTCAGATAAAGGTAGAAACATTAATATTCCAAAAGAAGAAGACTGGACTTTGATGAAACTTAAAACAGAAACTTCACTCACTTCTTTCAATACAAAGAACAATACCAAGGGAGTTGCTTCCTTTGTCTATTATAATCTTCTCCAAAATCCAAAACAAAAAATTAAAGCTGATTTAATAACAGTAATAGAAAGAGATTATTATCGTGATGAGTTGGATGTAATATATAAAAACCAAGAAAAGTTTCATCCGGAATTAAGAAATCGAGGTTTATATGAACAAGCAATTCAACTTTTATATCCAAATAATCTTAATCATCAAAAGACAATTAAAGGACTAGATTTTAATCATTTGATTAAAGAAGATATTCTTTTGTATCAGAGAGATTTAAAATCGAAAAAATCTTTAATTGCTAATTGTATTTATGAAAAGGAAAATTTTGAGAGGACAGATGAAAAAACTGGCAAAAAATATCAAAAGCCCTTAAAAGCTATTCATAAAGCTAATCCGTTTTATCAGGAATTTAGATTGTGGCAATTTATTAAAAGGTTGAAAATAATTAAGAAAGAAGAAATTGTTAATGAAGAAATTAAAATTAATGTAGATGTTACAGCTCAGTTATTAACAACTGACGTAAAAGAAGAATTATATGCTTTTTTGAATGATAAGGAAAATGTAACAGAGAAAGATATTCTTGGATTTGTAAATAAAAATTACAAAGATTTAAAAATTTCTGCAGAAAATTACAAATGGAATTTTACTTCAGAAAAAGAGCCTTGCAACCCAACGAGATATAATTTCATTCTCCGGACAAAGCGAATTAAGGGATTCGACTATAGAGCATTTTTGACTCCCGAAAATGAATATAACCTATGGCATTTCTTTTATTCGGTAAAGAAAAAAGATGAATTTAATAAAGGGTTAAATAATGTCATTTTACGATTATTAGATAAAGTAGACTTGCCTAGAGAGTTTCAAGCTGAATTGGTTAAGAACTTCAGTTCTTTCGGAGGATATACCAATGATTACGGAACTTATTCTGAAAAAGCTATTAAAAAAATATTACCTTTTCTAAGACTTGGAAGATATTGGAATTCAAATGATATTGAAAATATTCTTTCAAAAATAAATCAAGAGATAAAACAAAAGGTTTTAGATAAAGAAGAAATAAATGGAGAATTAAAAGACTTTCATGGTCTGTGGGTTTCGAGTGCATGTTATCTGGTTTATGGTCAATATTCTGAAGTTGGAGATGTGCAGTTTTGGAAATCGCCTTATGATATTGAAAATTACTTAAAAAATGAATTCAAACAACACTCATTAAATAACCCAACAGTTGAAAAGGTTTTAGTTGAAACCTTACATGTTGTTAAAGATATTTGGAAATATTACGGCAAGGAAATAGGAACAGATGAAGAAGGGAAAACTGTTTATGATAAGCTATTCGATAGAATTCATATTGAATTAGGTCGGGAAATGAAGAAAAATAACAAACAAAAAGAGAGAGACGATAAGCAAAATAAAGAAAATAGAAAAGCTAATGAACGGATTGTAGAGATTTTGCGTGAGTTAAAACAGAACAATTCTTCACTGCAAGAAAAATCACCATTTCAACAAGAAAAATTGAGGATATTAGAAGAAAGTCTTTTGTCTTCTATTGAATTTGACAAAGACAATACTGAGTATCGGCTTTCCAATGGAAAAATAACTAAAAAAGAAATCAAGGATATAACCTCGAAAGAATTTTCTAAAATTACTAAGAGTGATTTTGAACGATATAAACTTTGGTTAGACCAACGATATCAGTCTCCTTATTCAGGGAGGTTCATTAAGTTATCTGATTTGTTTGACAGAAAAAAATATGAAATTGAACATATTTTTCCACAAGAACGTATCACATTAAACGCACTTTACAATAAAGTAATATGTGAAACGGAAATCAATAAGGAGAAGAAAGCTTTGACAGGATATGGATTTATATCTAATGCTAAATCTAAAAAAGTTTTTTGTTCTGCACATGATTCAGAGATTGAGGTGATTGCTATAAAAGATTACGAAGATTTAGTGAATAATAATTTCTCCGGAAGAAAAAGAGAAATATTATTGAGTAAAGAAATACCGGAAGAATTTACAAATAGTCAATTAAACAATAGTCAATATATCTCCAAAATGGCGATGAAACTGTTGAGTAATATTGTTCGTGAAAAAGACGAAGATACATTCCGTTCAAAAAATGTTTTGGCTACGAATGGAACTATTACTACAACCTTAAAAAAACATTGGCAACTGAATGATGCTTGGAACGAAATTATTTCTCCAAGATTTAAAAGATTGAATGAATTAACAAACACAAATTTATTCGGAGATTATAGAGAAATTAATGGACATAAAATTTTTATTAATACAGTTCCTGAGGAAGCAAACAAAAATTTCGATGTTAAAAGAATAGACCATCGCCATCATGCTTTGGATGCTTTGATAATTGCTTTGACAACGGAAAATCACGTAAGTTATCTAAATAATATTTCATCACAAGAAAGTAGTGAAGAGAAATTAAAAACAAGAAAAGGAATTAAGTTTCAATTAACTAATTCAAGAAGAGGTCTTAATGATGAAAAAGAATGGTATTTTTTACCACCTGCACAAATAAAAATAAAAGATGGTATTGAAGAATTTGAGTATCAGTTTAAAGATTTTAAAACCAAAGTCTTCAAAGATATTGTTCAAAATGTATTAGAAAATACGATAACTAGTTTTAAGCAAAAGAATCATGTGATTCGTCAACGTTGGAATAAATATTTAAAATATGAGGATGGGAAAACTAACATAGTATCACAAGAGAACTTAAATGAAATTGTAAATTACAACGTGAGAAAAAGACTTCACGAAGATACATTTTACGGTAAAGTCAAATTGCAAAATAACAAGAATACTAATAAGAATGTCATTAATATAAGCCTAAAAAAAGCAATAGAAGAGGGGTATGATGTTTATGATTCAATTTTATTATCTCATATAGACATTTTGAGACGTAAAAATATTTCTATAAAGGAAATCATTTCTAAACTTGAAGCTGAATATCCGATGGTAAATGTTTATGAAAAGTTTGTAGCAACAAGATTTGGAAATAATTTAGAATCTTTTTCACAGATACCATCTGATAAAATAATTAAAGTTATTCATTCAATTACTGATACAGGGATACAGATCATTTTAGAAAACCATCTTAATAATTACAAAGAAGTTATTGATGGGAAACCTAAATTTGATACTGAAAATGCATTTTCATCTGATGGAGTTAAAGAGTTAAATAAAAACATTGTAGCGCTAAATAAAGGAAAATATCATCACCCTATTTACAAAGTTAGGACAAGTGATGTAATGGGAACAAAGTTTTCTGTGTCAGAAGACGGGCAAAAGAGTACGAAATTTGTTGTAACGGCAGCTGGAAGTAATTCTTTCTGTGGTTTCTATCAAAAAGGAATAGATAGGAAATTTTACATACCAACTTTACGAGAATCGGTAGAAAGCTTAAAACAAGGATTTGAGCCTTGTCCATTAATACATCCTGAAGATTCTGATTTCAAACTGATTTTTGTTTTAAATCCAAGTGATTTAGTGTATGTTCCTACGGAAGAAGAAAAAGATGGTTCAGTTTTAATTGATTTTAACAATTTGAAAAAAGAGCAAATGAACAGAATTTATAAATTCACTGATGGTAGTGGGACAACTATGAATTTTGTACCTGCCAATATTGCAAGTTTGCTTTTCAATATGTCAAATAAAGAACAAGAAAAAGTTGAAATTAAACTCTCAATTCAAAATGAGTTAGGGCTAGGAAGTCCACAGTCTAAAAACCAAAACACTGTGGATGGGATTCAGGTAAAGTCAGTTTGTTTGAAGTTGAAAGTAGATAGATTAGGAAATATATCAAAAGCATAA
- a CDS encoding Tex family protein, with protein sequence MTTLEFIQRQLNISEKSINNTLQLLAEDCTIPFISRYRKDKTGNLDETQIEQISKISKQFEEIVKRKESILKSIEEQGSLTPELQQRIEDSFDIQELEDLYLPFKKRRKTKADTAKEKGLEPLARIIMSQKSNDIQFLASKYLNNDVSSEDEALQGARDIMAEWINENMYVRKNLRRLYQRKAIITSKVVKAKKEEEAAQKFSQYFEWEENLNRTPSHRLLAMLRAEMEGFVKVNIGIDKDEAIDFIENAIIKSNNESAEHISLAIKDSYKRLLEPTISNEALQEAKEKADKKAIEIFSENLSQLLLAPPLGEKRILAIDPGYRSGCKVVCIDEKGDLLHNETLYPHAPQNETGMAMKKIRSMVNAYNIEAISIGNGTASRETEFFIKKIAFDKPLQVFVVSEAGASVYSASKIARDEFPTYDVTVRGAVSIGRRLSDPLAELVKIDPKSIGVGQYQHDVDQTQLKNELDSTVMKCVNSVGINLNTASKSLLSYVSGIGEKMAENIVNYRAENGAFEDRKQLKKVPRLGEKAFQQAAAFVRVSNSKNPLDNSAVHPEAYGIVEKIAKDLGIKTHELIANKEKIALVKPESYITEEIGILGIKDILKELEKPGLDPRKAAKVFEFDPNVKSIKDLKAGMILPGIVNNITAFGCFVDLGIKESGLVHISQLKDGFVSDVNEVVKLHQHVRVKVTEVDEARKRVQLSMIL encoded by the coding sequence ATGACGACCTTAGAATTTATACAGAGACAGCTCAATATTTCTGAAAAGAGCATCAACAATACTTTACAATTATTAGCCGAAGACTGTACCATTCCTTTTATTTCCCGTTACCGAAAGGATAAGACCGGAAATCTGGATGAAACACAGATCGAGCAGATTTCAAAGATCAGCAAGCAGTTTGAGGAAATTGTTAAAAGAAAGGAATCTATCTTAAAATCTATAGAAGAGCAAGGTTCTTTAACGCCTGAGCTCCAACAGAGAATTGAGGATAGCTTTGATATTCAGGAATTGGAAGACTTATATCTCCCTTTCAAAAAGCGTAGGAAAACCAAGGCTGATACTGCCAAGGAAAAAGGACTGGAACCTTTGGCCAGGATTATCATGAGTCAGAAGAGTAATGATATTCAGTTTCTGGCATCTAAATACCTGAATAATGACGTTTCATCTGAGGACGAAGCACTTCAGGGTGCCAGGGATATTATGGCGGAGTGGATTAATGAAAATATGTATGTCCGTAAAAATCTCCGTAGGCTCTACCAACGCAAAGCCATTATCACCTCTAAGGTCGTTAAGGCCAAAAAGGAAGAAGAAGCCGCACAAAAATTCTCTCAATACTTTGAATGGGAGGAAAACCTTAACAGGACTCCATCTCACAGACTCTTGGCAATGCTAAGGGCAGAAATGGAAGGTTTTGTAAAAGTAAATATAGGTATTGATAAAGATGAGGCTATTGATTTCATTGAAAATGCCATCATCAAATCCAATAATGAAAGTGCAGAGCACATTTCTCTGGCTATTAAGGATAGTTACAAAAGACTTCTGGAGCCAACCATTTCCAACGAAGCATTACAGGAAGCCAAGGAAAAAGCAGACAAGAAAGCCATTGAGATCTTCTCTGAAAACCTAAGCCAGTTGCTTTTGGCTCCGCCATTAGGAGAAAAAAGAATCCTGGCTATTGATCCGGGATACAGAAGCGGATGTAAGGTAGTCTGCATCGATGAAAAAGGGGATCTTCTACATAACGAAACCCTCTACCCTCACGCCCCGCAAAATGAAACGGGAATGGCTATGAAAAAGATCCGTTCCATGGTGAATGCCTATAATATTGAAGCGATCTCCATTGGAAACGGTACAGCAAGCCGTGAAACTGAGTTTTTCATCAAAAAGATTGCCTTCGATAAGCCATTACAGGTTTTTGTCGTTTCTGAAGCAGGTGCCTCTGTTTATTCTGCAAGTAAAATTGCAAGGGATGAGTTTCCAACCTATGATGTGACTGTACGTGGTGCTGTTTCCATTGGGCGAAGACTCTCAGATCCTTTGGCAGAACTTGTTAAAATTGATCCGAAATCCATTGGAGTTGGGCAGTATCAGCACGATGTAGATCAAACCCAGTTAAAGAATGAACTGGATTCTACCGTAATGAAATGTGTAAATTCAGTGGGAATCAACTTAAATACAGCCAGTAAGTCTTTATTAAGCTACGTTTCCGGCATTGGAGAGAAAATGGCAGAAAACATTGTGAATTACCGAGCTGAAAACGGAGCCTTTGAAGACAGGAAACAGCTGAAAAAAGTTCCGAGGCTTGGAGAGAAAGCATTCCAGCAGGCGGCAGCCTTTGTAAGGGTTTCCAATTCTAAAAATCCGTTGGATAATTCTGCTGTACACCCTGAAGCCTACGGAATTGTAGAAAAAATAGCCAAGGATCTGGGAATAAAAACCCACGAACTGATTGCCAATAAAGAAAAAATAGCCTTAGTAAAACCTGAAAGTTATATTACAGAAGAAATCGGAATCCTAGGTATCAAAGATATTCTGAAAGAGCTTGAAAAACCTGGATTAGACCCAAGAAAAGCAGCTAAGGTGTTTGAATTTGATCCGAATGTAAAAAGCATTAAAGATCTAAAGGCAGGAATGATATTACCGGGCATTGTTAACAATATTACGGCTTTTGGATGCTTTGTAGATTTGGGAATCAAGGAAAGCGGGCTGGTTCATATCTCTCAGCTGAAGGACGGGTTTGTATCGGATGTGAATGAAGTGGTAAAACTTCATCAGCATGTCAGAGTAAAGGTAACTGAGGTGGATGAAGCAAGAAAAAGGGTTCAGTTGAGCATGATCCTTTAA
- a CDS encoding HAD family hydrolase — MNKKNLIFDLDGTLWDPRATIINIWNDILGKHQLIQQPLKAEDMDQYMGLLAHDILKDIIPGISEIQVQKILSEIVSQENKVLRLQGGILYNGVEETLKSLANTHHLFIVSNCQDGYIESFLEYYHFNDLFVDFESHGRTQKPKSENIQLLMERNQLSTEDSVYIGDTQTDYDSATSNGLSFIFCEYGFGKLDIQYEPSVSKFSDLGLHV; from the coding sequence TTGAACAAAAAAAATTTAATCTTCGATCTGGACGGCACTTTATGGGATCCAAGAGCGACGATCATCAATATATGGAATGACATTTTAGGGAAACATCAGCTGATTCAACAGCCCTTAAAAGCTGAAGATATGGATCAATATATGGGTTTATTGGCCCATGATATACTTAAAGATATTATTCCCGGGATTTCAGAGATTCAGGTTCAGAAGATTCTGTCAGAAATTGTTTCGCAGGAAAATAAGGTCTTGCGTCTACAAGGTGGTATTCTTTACAATGGTGTTGAAGAGACTTTGAAAAGCTTAGCAAACACTCATCATCTATTTATCGTAAGCAACTGCCAGGATGGCTATATTGAATCCTTTTTAGAATATTATCATTTCAATGATCTGTTTGTAGATTTTGAATCTCACGGCCGAACCCAAAAGCCAAAGTCTGAAAACATACAGCTTCTTATGGAAAGAAACCAATTATCCACCGAAGATTCTGTATATATTGGCGATACGCAGACTGATTATGACTCCGCCACATCCAATGGCTTATCTTTTATTTTCTGTGAATATGGTTTTGGAAAACTAGATATTCAATACGAACCGTCAGTTTCAAAATTCTCAGATTTAGGTCTTCATGTTTAG